In Chloroflexota bacterium, the genomic window GGCAAGAAGCTTGTTCAGGAGACGCGGGGCTGGGTTGAGGAAAAGGGAAAGACGGTGGCGCAGCGCAGCAAGGAGTATGCCCATGACTACCGCTATTTCCCCGAGCCCGACCTCCCCCCTCTGATGATAAGTCGGGAGTGGGTGGAGGAAATAAGGGCTAAAATACCTGAACTGCCAGAGGACAGACGAGGCCGATTCATGACGGAGTATGGCCTGCCGCTCTATGACGCCAGCGAGCTAACAAAAACCAAAGATATGGCCGATTACTTTGAAGAAAGCACTAAAACTGATGCCTACCAGAAGCTGCCTTCCGATAAAGCGGCCAAAGAAGTGAGCAACTGGCTTCTGGGTCAAGCTAGCCATATAATGAACGCTGCCAATACTGATATAGAGGGATTCAGGAAAATGATCAGCCCTGAACAACTATGCCAGCTTGTGGCCAAAATACCGGCAGGTAGTGTTAGCAGCACCAGTGCCAAAGAGGTGCTGGGCGAAATGTTTAATACAGGGAAAAGTGCTGAGGAAGTTATACAAGAGCGCGGCCTCATCCAGATAAGCGATACCGGGGAGCTTGAAGCCGCCATAGTTGACGTGATAAACTCAAATGAACAGGCCGTGTCCGATTACAAAGCGGGCAAGGAAACAGCGCTGAAATTCCTGGTGGGGCAGGTGATGCGGGCGACGAAGGGTCGCGCCAATCCGGTCCTGGCCGGTGACCTGTTGAAGAAAAAGCTTGATGAAAGCTGAAGCGGGTAGATAGGAAGGGAAAGATGCAGACCTACTTAAATATAGCGCAGATAGTGCTGGCAGTAACCCTGATACTGATTATTCTTTTGCAGGTTAGAGGTGGTGGACTGGGGGGCATCTTCGGTCAGCCCGATACGGTATACCGGACGAAGCGGGGCCTGGAAAAGACGATGTTTCAGCTCACCATTGCCCTGGCCGTCCTTTTTATCATCATCGCCATAATCTCGCTCCGGCTCACCTGAGCACCAGTTTGACGGAAACTGGGAGAAACATGAACGCCATCATCACCCTGACCACTGATTTTGGCTTGACCGACGCTTATGTGGCGGCGATGAAGGGTGTAATTCTCGGAATCAACCCCAAGGCTAACATCATCGATATATGCCATGCTATAGCGCCGCAAAACATATCTCAGGCGGCTTTCGTTCTGAACACGGCTTATAAGTTTTTTCCCGAACGCACCGTACACGTGGTCGTGGTTGACCCTGGGGTGGGGACGGGGCGGAGGGCGATTATACTGCGCACACCTCAATTCGACTTCATTGCGCCGGATAACGGCGTGTTGAGCTACGTAATAGAGCCGTTTTTAAAGCAGTGGCCAGGTCCTGAGCAGGGGCAGGTTACGCTTCCCCCCGAATTAAAAGCAGTATCGATTACAAAGCCGGAGTTCTGGCGTACACCAGTAAGCCCAACGTTTCATGGTCGTGACATCTTTGCCCCGATTGCTGCCCGGCTTTCACTGGGGGCATCGCCAGAAACATTTGGCGAGGTCATGAATTCCGTTACGGTATTGCCGGAAACTCGACCGCATCAGGAATCGGCGGATACACTATTGGGGCGAATCGTGCACATAGACAATTTCGGCAATCTGATAACCAATTTCAAACATGAAGACCTGCCACAAAAGCCTTTCGCCGTTGAGGTAAGCAATCGCTCCATTTCGGGGCTGAGCCGGACTTATGCGGAAGGTGAAGAGTTGCTGGCGCTCATCGGAAGCAGCGGCTATCTTGAAATTGCCGTGAAGGGAGGCAGCGCCCTTGATTTTCTGGGCGTTGCAGTGGGTGGTGAAGTCAGGATAAAGCTGGGGAAAAGGTAAATTGGGCGATTTTGAACCTCGATGCTATTGACAAATCTTGGCAGGTTTGTTACTCTGCTTCACAGAGTCCAATAAAGGAGGATTGACAAATGCCCCAGGCTTATTGCATGAAATGTCGAAAGAAAGTAGAAATCAAAAACGCGAAAGCAACAACTCTCAAGAACAAGCGCCCGGCCACTCAGGGCGAATGCCCCAGCTGCGGCACCAAGGTATTCCGCATCGGCAAGTCCTAAACCTGTCCTGGAATTAAATAAAGTCTCTGCAAACGTCCTGGCTACATACAGAGAAGCCAGGCAATTATTGAAAGAAATATAATTAATATTTCTTATTATTCCGTATTATCGATTATCCGGTAATATATGAAGGCATTGTCATTGACAGTGCCTTCTTTGTTCCATTACATTGGTCTTTAGAGTTCTTTATCATCTTTTGGAGAATCGGCCGTGAAACTAAAGCTATTGTTCCTGGAAACAAGGCCCCAGTTTCTGTTACTCTCCGTGGTGCTGGCGTTTCTGGGCACCAGCATTGCCTGGTATGACGGTTTTTTTAACCTCGGTTATGCGCTGCTGGCTGGCTTCGGGCTGCTGCTCACTCATATCAGTGTCAATACCCTGAATGACTATTTTGATTACCGGAGCGGCGTGGACCTGGCTACAAAACGGACACCCTTCAGCGGCGGCAGCGGCATCCTGCCCGCGGAGCTG contains:
- the gatB gene encoding Asp-tRNA(Asn)/Glu-tRNA(Gln) amidotransferase subunit GatB, translated to MNFETIIGLEVHAQLLTKSKMYCGCSADYAAAPPNTHVCPVCLGMPGVLPVINKQAVEYTIMTALALNCTISDYTKFDRKNYPYPDLMKGYQISQYDAPIGKGGWLDIEVDGKKRKIAITRVHLEEDVAKLLHRTGTDGEEYSLVDVNRSGVPLMEIVGEPDLRSPEEARQYLNKLRSILQYLGVSTGNMEEGSFRCDANISIRPEGSSNLGPKVEVKNMNSFRAVYQAMDYEARRQRKAYSEGKKLVQETRGWVEEKGKTVAQRSKEYAHDYRYFPEPDLPPLMISREWVEEIRAKIPELPEDRRGRFMTEYGLPLYDASELTKTKDMADYFEESTKTDAYQKLPSDKAAKEVSNWLLGQASHIMNAANTDIEGFRKMISPEQLCQLVAKIPAGSVSSTSAKEVLGEMFNTGKSAEEVIQERGLIQISDTGELEAAIVDVINSNEQAVSDYKAGKETALKFLVGQVMRATKGRANPVLAGDLLKKKLDES
- the secG gene encoding preprotein translocase subunit SecG, with the protein product MQTYLNIAQIVLAVTLILIILLQVRGGGLGGIFGQPDTVYRTKRGLEKTMFQLTIALAVLFIIIAIISLRLT
- a CDS encoding SAM-dependent chlorinase/fluorinase; the protein is MNAIITLTTDFGLTDAYVAAMKGVILGINPKANIIDICHAIAPQNISQAAFVLNTAYKFFPERTVHVVVVDPGVGTGRRAIILRTPQFDFIAPDNGVLSYVIEPFLKQWPGPEQGQVTLPPELKAVSITKPEFWRTPVSPTFHGRDIFAPIAARLSLGASPETFGEVMNSVTVLPETRPHQESADTLLGRIVHIDNFGNLITNFKHEDLPQKPFAVEVSNRSISGLSRTYAEGEELLALIGSSGYLEIAVKGGSALDFLGVAVGGEVRIKLGKR